A genomic region of Homalodisca vitripennis isolate AUS2020 unplaced genomic scaffold, UT_GWSS_2.1 ScUCBcl_2794;HRSCAF=7893, whole genome shotgun sequence contains the following coding sequences:
- the LOC124372290 gene encoding protein SPT2 homolog, which produces MDFGKLLYTAHKNEKSANKDIKCYKTKFEPPKKEVKTKTDLSANIKKFMQKREEEDRKKAEEEKKKKEELLALRSQDKKAYKRVQTMLKRTKSANKSVMEDAIDDVNTVVTMAGPQQCDEDDYGYVSQEASAFYAKLMDKYSSMPPEEPKFSQSKKPVVKDLNAAKDRVRAALQREEEEEMMPHKRKRKSKSDKAGEENGESERGDERSRSREHSPVEEPKPKKPKKMAPPPMDFNSLLKLAEQKQFEPIQIEKKVKEDEEERPMTKKQKLEYERERESRERRMQHESMKNGQRRPESLNRIPKLSDGGERKDKINGFGRIPKKSNPEGKPRVDEPDGNILRNVLKRKNSIDSDSNSRNNSDSDRSKQTNHRTDRPKSHQDSNRSTSNSDVNRRTESSHKNYERKSTNPSQASITANKTKSRNHNMSDEEHSEASDSGYERSGSLGNDQNRNYKPDRSNSSNTNHRSNHNSSRDFSERNGYSDRPRKQSDNEHSDSQSGSDSRKYTSEKNRPNTSSYKQKPEVKYKPDTERSMSQVKPSKTSSGRPTETSRDRPRSPNDRYKQSYSDSEPDDDKYRPSKVQPSSYEKKSTLNSRPIERSRDRSRSPETPKYEVKRKHPEADNGEKYVPSKKVKMPSSKEKKLMSLFEGSDDEFSSSHDNSRSHKDIENRNPKPSFNGDRQKPVQLDSKFKIPKANSNADRQKVVQKPEKYKSSEYEKTNLKSLENVRSSSSSSSKPPVTKEVSKQPTNLRPEKSSNSKPDLDKNRISVDKSKEKPRSSNNESPKPLSSSDNTKKVPSQQSAEEMLKKNANVWSKPCNLSPSAKPSGSGLSASQIERLRQMNKKPTPAKTSTQSPRDERTSDGRPLLPRSLGPQGKPSLLKAAAAAAASRAASQRAQTNSDTRSSEKQPPTTKQLNRQESSAGASNKPRDPKDSRPKQFPPSDLRPKQFPPNDLKPKQFPPSDLRPKQFPPSDLKPRPFPPKDVRGRQFPPADVKRKPKPRRIESESEEEYDSEMDDFIDDGSDMNMEQISKEIQSIFGYDKSRFMGMEEDDECMESNFGQIDQEELRSLKIGLTEDWEDMKKEMEEKRAKARRRMELMKKKR; this is translated from the exons ATGGATTTTGGAAAACTGTTATATACTGCccacaaaaatgaaaaatcagcTAACAAAGAT ATCAAGTGttacaaaaccaaatttgaacCACCGAAGAAAGAGGTCAAAACTAAAACAGATTTATcggctaatataaaaaaattcatgcaAAAGCGTGAGGAAGAGGATAGAAAAAAAGCTGAagaagagaaaaaaaagaaagag GAACTGTTGGCTCTGAGAAGCCAAGACAAGAAAGCGTACAAGAGAGTACAGACTATGTTGAAGCGCACCAAGTCAGCCAACAAGAGTGTCATGGAAGATGCCATAGACGACGTCAACACTGTAGTTACCATGGCAG GACCACAGCAATGCGATGAGGACGACTACGGATACGTGTCCCAGGAGGCTTCAGCGTTTTATGCCAAGCTGATGGACAAATACTCAAGCATGCCACCAGAAGAACCCAAGTTCTCTCAGTCCAAGAAACCTGTCGTCAAAGACTTGAATGCCGCCAAg GACCGTGTCAGAGCAGCATTGCAAagagaggaagaagaagaaatgaTGCCTCACAAAAGGAAAAGAAAGTCAAAATCTGATAAGGCAGGTGAAGAAAATGGTGAATCAGAGAGAGGGGATGAAAGATCAAGATCGAGGGAACATTCTCCGGTGGAGGAACCGAAGCCAAAAAAGCCAAAGAAGATGGCGCCTCCACCCATGGACTTCAATTCCTTATTGAAGCTCGCAGAACAAAAGCAGTTTGAACCCATACAGATTGAGAAAAAGGTCAAAGAGGATGAAGAAGAGAGGCCCATGACAAAGAAACAAAAGTTGGAATATGAACGGGAACGTGAAAGTAGAGAAAGAAGAATGCAACATGAAAGCATGAAGAATGGGCAAAGAAGGCCAGAATCTCTAAATAGAATTCCAAAACTATCTGATGGAGGTGAAAGGAAGGATAAAATCAACGGATTTGGACGTATTCCTAAGAAATCCAACCCTGAAGGCAAGCCTAGGGTCGATGAACCTGATGGCAATATTCTAAGGAACGTTCTTAAGAGAAAAAATTCTATTGATTCTGACAGTAATAGCAGAAACAATTCTGATAGTGATCGCTCAAAGCAAACAAATCATCGAACAGATCGACCAAAAAGCCACCAGGATTCTAATCGTTCTACAAGTAACTCTGATGTCAACCGTAGAACAGAATCTTCACACAAGAACTATGAGAGAAAGAGTACGAATCCTTCACAAGCCTCCATAACAGCAAATAAAACCAAGTCAAGAAATCATAACATGTCCGATGAGGAACATTCTGAGGCCTCAGACTCGGGTTATGAGAGATCCGGTTCTCTCGGAAATGACCAAAACCGAAATTACAAACCTGACAGATCCAACTCTTCCAACACAAACCATAGATCCAACCACAATTCTAGCAGAGACTTCTCAGAAAGAAATGGTTACAGTGACAGACCTAGAAAGCAATCAGATAATGAGCACTCAGATTCTCAGTCAGGCAGTGATAGTAGAAAGTACACGTCTGAGAAAAATCGTCCAAATACCTCCAGTTACAAACAGAAGCCAGAAGTTAAGTACAAGCCTGACACAGAAAGATCAATGTCTCAGGTAAAACCATCCAAAACATCTAGTGGAAGGCCTACGGAGACAAGCCGTGATAGACCTCGTTCCCCTAATGACAGGTACAAACAGTCGTATTCTGACTCAGAACCTGATGATGACAAATACAGACCATCCAAGGTCCAACCCTCCTCTTATGAGAAGAAGTCGACCTTAAATAGCAGACCAATTGAGCGTAGTCGAGATCGGTCCCGTTCACCCGAAACACCCAAATACGAGGTCAAACGCAAACATCCTGAAGCAGATAATGGTGAAAAATATGTACCTTCTAAAAAAGTCAAGATGCCGTCAAGCAAAGAAAAGAAATTGATGAGTTTATTCGAAGGATCAGATGATGAATTTTCATCAAGTCATGACAATTCTAGGTCACACAAGGATATTGAAAACAGAAACCCTAAACCTTCCTTTAATGGTGATCGGCAAAAACCTGTTCAACTAGACTCCAAATTCAAGATCCCCAAAGCAAACTCTAATGCCGACAGACAAAAAGTTGTTCAAAAACCAGAAAAATACAAATCTTCGGAATATGAAAAAACTAATCTGAAATCGTTAGAAAATGTCAGATCTTCCTCAAGCTCCAGTTCAAAACCACCTGTTACTAAAGAAGTAAGTAAACAACCGACGAATTTAAGACCAGAAAAGTCATCTAATTCTAAACCAGATTTGGACAAAAATCGAATTTCTGTTGACAAAAGTAAAGAAAAGCCAAGATCTTCTAATAATGAATCGCCGAAACCACTCAGCTCCTCAGACAACACGAAAAAAGTACCATCCCAGCAAAGTGCTGAAGAAATGTTGAAGAAAAATGCAAATGTTTGGTCAAAACCCTGTAATCTATCACCGTCTGCAAAGCCATCAGGCTCAGGTTTGAGTGCCAGTCAGATTGAGAGGTTGAGGCAGATGAATAAAAAACCAACACCGGCGAAGACGAGCACTCAGAGCCCGAGGGATGAAAGAACATCAGATGGGAGACCCTTGCTTCCGAGATCACTGGGACCTCAGGGAAAACCGAGCTTGCTGAAAGCAGCTGCTGCTGCTGCCGCCTCCAGAGCTGCCTCTCAGAGAGCGCAAACAAACTCAGATACTAGATCATCGGAAAAACAACCTCCTAcaacaaaacaattgaatcgaCAAGAATCTTCTGCTGGTGCCTCGAACAAACCTCGAGATCCCAAGGACTCTAGACCCAAGCAATTTCCTCCAAGCGATCTCAGACCGAAGCAGTTCCCTCCTAATGATCTCAAACCGAAGCAGTTTCCCCCCAGTGACCTCAGACCGAAGCAATTTCCACCAAGTGACCTCAAACCAAGGCCTTTTCCACCAAAGGATGTCCGAGGTCGTCAGTTTCCACCTGCCGATGTTAAGAGGAAACCTAAACCTC gtCGTATTGAGTCCGAGTCAGAAGAGGAGTATGATTCTGAGATGGATGACTTCATCGATGATGGGTCGGACATGAATATGGAACAAATCTCAAAGGAAATTCAATCAATATTTGGCTACGATAAGTCCAG